The proteins below are encoded in one region of Halorhodospira halochloris:
- a CDS encoding inositol monophosphatase family protein: protein MHPMVNIAVRAARSAGNVITRSIDRIDRVKVEEKGRYDFVTEVDRQAEQVIIDTLTRAYPHHAIIAEESGTHQKNSRTQAEYTWIIDPLDGTANFVHGFPQVGISIAVQRRGQLEAAVIYDPLRQELFTASRGNGAQLDGRRIRVTQRPGLRGSLVGTGFPFKQPDLMQRYLRMFGAVAEQAEDMRRAGAASLDLAYVAAGRLDGFFELGLKAWDIAAGALLITEAGGTVTDLDGEHAYLENGNIVAGSSKVHNGLLQTISRV, encoded by the coding sequence ATGCATCCAATGGTGAACATCGCGGTACGGGCAGCCCGTTCCGCCGGCAATGTCATTACCCGCAGCATCGACCGCATCGACCGAGTCAAGGTCGAGGAGAAGGGGCGTTATGATTTTGTCACCGAGGTTGACCGTCAAGCCGAGCAGGTCATTATCGACACCCTCACCCGCGCCTATCCGCATCATGCGATAATTGCCGAGGAGAGCGGTACTCATCAGAAAAACTCCCGGACCCAAGCCGAATATACCTGGATCATCGACCCCCTTGATGGCACGGCTAATTTTGTCCATGGGTTTCCGCAGGTCGGCATCTCCATAGCTGTACAACGACGCGGTCAGCTGGAGGCCGCGGTTATCTACGACCCGCTGCGACAAGAGCTATTCACCGCTTCGCGCGGCAACGGCGCGCAGCTTGATGGACGCCGAATTCGGGTAACTCAGCGCCCCGGACTCAGAGGCAGCCTGGTAGGCACTGGTTTCCCATTCAAACAGCCGGATCTGATGCAGCGCTATCTGCGCATGTTCGGGGCAGTTGCCGAGCAGGCCGAGGATATGCGCCGGGCCGGAGCGGCCTCTCTCGATCTTGCCTACGTCGCCGCGGGCAGGCTCGACGGCTTCTTTGAACTCGGCCTCAAGGCCTGGGATATAGCCGCCGGGGCACTGCTCATAACCGAGGCCGGCGGCACTGTAACCGACCTCGACGGCGAACACGCCTACCTCGAAAACGGTAACATAGTTGCCGGCAGCTCCAAGGTACACAACGGTTTATTACAGACCATAAGTAGGGTGTGA
- a CDS encoding RNA methyltransferase has translation MNPDKIRIVLVGTSHPGNIGATARAMRTMGLERLALVEPQCDPLGEEAIARATSAEDVLRQASVHDELGAALSGCRLVYGLSARPRAENYRVSDLRTAVSEAMGEGDAEQAWVFGRERTGLSNLELDRCHALVHIPADPQYSSLNLAQSVQLVAWELRMAMASASPIVCAEEPPAGVDTLERFFAHLEQTATAVGFLQRQNPELTMRRLRNIFRRARPSADEVRMLRGLLSHVLDQRRWL, from the coding sequence TTGAATCCGGATAAGATTCGCATAGTCCTGGTGGGCACCAGTCACCCGGGTAACATAGGCGCTACGGCGAGGGCGATGCGCACCATGGGCCTAGAGCGCCTGGCGCTGGTCGAGCCGCAGTGTGACCCGCTGGGTGAAGAGGCGATTGCGCGGGCAACTAGTGCCGAAGATGTCCTTCGTCAAGCCAGCGTGCATGATGAGCTTGGTGCAGCGCTGAGTGGGTGCCGCTTGGTCTACGGTCTATCCGCTCGGCCGCGGGCAGAAAATTACCGTGTCAGCGATCTCCGCACGGCGGTGAGCGAGGCTATGGGCGAGGGCGATGCTGAACAGGCTTGGGTCTTTGGCCGGGAGCGGACCGGGTTGAGCAACTTAGAGCTCGATCGTTGCCACGCACTGGTGCATATACCCGCCGATCCGCAGTACAGCTCACTCAATCTTGCTCAGTCGGTACAGCTTGTGGCTTGGGAGCTGCGCATGGCTATGGCTAGCGCATCGCCCATTGTGTGTGCTGAGGAGCCGCCGGCGGGGGTCGATACTCTGGAGCGTTTCTTTGCTCATCTCGAGCAGACGGCAACGGCCGTGGGTTTTCTCCAGCGACAGAATCCCGAACTGACTATGCGTCGGCTGCGCAATATCTTTCGGCGGGCGCGGCCTAGCGCTGATGAGGTGCGGATGCTCCGCGGCTTGCTTAGCCATGTGCTCGATCAGCGGCGATGGTTATGA
- the cysE gene encoding serine O-acetyltransferase: protein MLQRLREDIRCVMERDPAARNAFDVITTYPGFHALVLHRCAGLLWRWRLRWLARVLGLINRWLTGIEIHPGARIGRRFFIDHGMGVVIGETADVGDDVTLYHGVTLGGTSWQSGKRHPTLGNDVVIGAGAKLLGPIRVGSGARVGSNAVVLKDVPEGATMVGIPARQAGEIKQERSRREKVAQRIGFDAYGTTEMPDPVAQAVDAMLDHIHVTDRRIEELCCAVKELGGDVEQTCVPDLKVGTRESGAGEYEDKRD, encoded by the coding sequence ATGTTACAACGCCTGCGTGAGGATATCCGCTGTGTTATGGAGCGGGACCCTGCGGCTCGCAATGCCTTTGATGTCATAACAACCTATCCCGGGTTCCATGCCCTGGTTTTACATCGTTGCGCGGGCCTCTTATGGCGCTGGCGACTACGCTGGTTGGCTCGCGTGCTGGGCCTAATCAATCGCTGGTTGACGGGGATCGAAATCCATCCCGGGGCACGGATTGGCCGCAGGTTTTTCATTGATCACGGTATGGGCGTCGTCATCGGGGAGACGGCAGATGTTGGCGATGATGTGACCCTCTATCACGGCGTTACCCTGGGCGGCACGAGTTGGCAGTCGGGTAAGCGTCACCCGACCTTGGGTAATGATGTGGTGATCGGTGCCGGTGCCAAGCTGCTCGGGCCTATTCGGGTCGGAAGCGGAGCTCGGGTTGGTTCTAACGCTGTGGTGTTAAAAGATGTCCCGGAAGGGGCGACTATGGTGGGTATACCGGCACGCCAAGCTGGTGAGATAAAACAAGAGCGCAGTCGGCGCGAGAAGGTGGCGCAACGCATCGGCTTTGATGCCTACGGTACCACCGAGATGCCTGATCCAGTCGCTCAGGCGGTCGATGCCATGCTTGATCATATCCATGTTACTGACCGGCGCATTGAGGAGCTTTGCTGTGCCGTCAAAGAGCTCGGCGGAGATGTCGAGCAGACTTGCGTGCCCGATTTGAAAGTCGGTACACGCGAGTCGGGTGCTGGAGAGTATGAGGATAAGCGAGATTGA
- the ndk gene encoding nucleoside-diphosphate kinase, whose amino-acid sequence MTSERTLSIIKPDAVAKNVIGEILARFERAGLRIVAAKMVHLGQQEAESFYAVHRERPFFNDLVGFMTSGPIMVQVLEGEQAIRKNREIMGETNPQEASAGSIRHDFAENIDANAVHGSDSPETAKQEIEFFFKADEICSR is encoded by the coding sequence ATGACGTCAGAAAGAACCCTTTCGATTATCAAACCAGATGCGGTAGCCAAAAACGTTATTGGTGAGATTCTGGCGCGATTTGAGCGCGCTGGCCTGCGCATTGTGGCAGCAAAGATGGTCCATTTGGGTCAACAGGAGGCGGAGAGTTTCTACGCCGTTCACCGCGAAAGGCCTTTTTTCAACGATTTGGTTGGGTTCATGACCTCAGGCCCGATTATGGTGCAGGTCCTCGAAGGGGAACAGGCAATCCGAAAAAATCGTGAGATCATGGGCGAGACTAATCCCCAGGAAGCCAGCGCCGGATCTATTCGCCACGATTTTGCTGAAAATATAGATGCGAATGCCGTGCACGGTTCGGATAGCCCGGAAACTGCCAAGCAAGAGATCGAGTTCTTCTTCAAGGCCGATGAAATCTGCTCACGCTGA
- the rlmN gene encoding 23S rRNA (adenine(2503)-C(2))-methyltransferase RlmN — protein MKSAHAEHDQLHAAKDAGPVELLGLDRPRLAAFFEALGEKRFRARQMMQWLHQRRVYDFEAMTDLSKALRAKLAKQAIVALPQIASESISADGTRKWVVRLADGHSVEMVYIPEPKRGTLCVSSQVGCPMGCRFCATGDGGFARNLSAAEIVGQLHLATEKLGDGAITNVVFMGMGEPLLNFDPVISASRVFTDDFGFVISKRRVTISTSGIVRAIKRLRGLTEVSLAVSLHAPNNELRNKIVPLNRKHPLEKLLPACHEYISDKPHRRITWEYVVLAGVNDADEHARELAARLRDIPSKINLIPFNPYPGARFSRPSMNRVNRFADLLLERNLTATIRDSRGDDIQGACGQLVGEVRDAQPSKLVAYQ, from the coding sequence ATGAAATCTGCTCACGCTGAACATGATCAGCTCCATGCCGCTAAGGATGCCGGGCCGGTAGAGCTATTAGGGCTTGATCGGCCGCGTTTAGCGGCATTTTTCGAGGCGCTGGGAGAGAAACGTTTCCGTGCCCGGCAAATGATGCAATGGCTCCATCAGCGTCGGGTTTATGATTTCGAGGCCATGACCGATCTGAGTAAGGCTTTGCGCGCGAAGCTTGCGAAGCAGGCCATAGTAGCGCTGCCGCAGATAGCCAGCGAAAGCATCTCTGCCGATGGTACCCGCAAGTGGGTGGTGCGCCTTGCCGACGGCCATAGTGTTGAGATGGTTTATATACCGGAGCCTAAGCGTGGCACACTGTGTGTCTCGTCGCAGGTGGGTTGCCCGATGGGCTGCCGCTTTTGTGCTACCGGTGACGGTGGCTTTGCCCGTAATTTGAGCGCTGCGGAGATTGTCGGGCAGTTACACTTGGCCACTGAGAAGCTCGGTGATGGGGCCATTACTAATGTTGTGTTTATGGGCATGGGTGAGCCGCTGCTCAATTTTGACCCGGTCATTTCGGCTTCTCGTGTCTTTACCGATGACTTCGGTTTCGTCATTTCTAAGCGACGGGTCACCATTTCCACCTCCGGTATTGTTCGGGCAATTAAAAGACTGCGTGGCCTGACCGAGGTTAGTCTAGCTGTTTCGCTGCATGCCCCAAATAACGAGCTACGCAATAAAATTGTGCCGCTGAATCGTAAACATCCGCTGGAGAAACTCTTGCCAGCTTGTCATGAATATATAAGTGATAAGCCGCACCGGCGTATTACTTGGGAATATGTAGTGCTGGCCGGAGTGAATGATGCAGATGAACATGCTCGGGAGTTGGCTGCTCGTTTGCGCGATATACCATCCAAAATTAATCTGATACCATTTAATCCATACCCCGGGGCAAGGTTTTCGCGTCCCTCTATGAACAGGGTAAACAGATTTGCTGATCTGCTCTTGGAGCGCAATCTTACCGCTACTATCAGGGACAGTCGGGGCGATGATATACAAGGAGCGTGCGGACAACTGGTAGGCGAGGTAAGGGATGCTCAGCCCAGCAAACTGGTAGCATATCAGTGA
- a CDS encoding tetratricopeptide repeat protein gives MTRLLQLSFVLLLAACASGGGSGVPQPEKAADSHAGAGLYLIGVGRFSEARERLERALELDPQHPQATAGMGLVAEGVGDLDRAVEYHRAAVGLVEEAGSDQGRGPILNNLGRVLCRLDQVDEALQELESAAGITGYPSRHVPLTNAARCALGAGRLEEAGEFVDSALAHVQEFAPALLVRAELRFEQERFAAAAEDLDRVRELDRSPRSLYFSARVAEELGQSEAAEAFSDELSERFPQSDYVGRLKANEGGTP, from the coding sequence GTGACTCGACTGCTGCAATTGAGTTTTGTGCTATTGCTGGCCGCTTGCGCTAGTGGTGGCGGGAGCGGGGTTCCGCAGCCGGAAAAGGCAGCAGATAGCCATGCCGGGGCAGGCCTTTATCTTATCGGGGTGGGCCGGTTCAGTGAGGCGCGAGAGCGCCTTGAGCGTGCCCTAGAGCTGGATCCTCAGCATCCCCAGGCTACAGCCGGCATGGGTCTGGTAGCCGAGGGGGTGGGTGATTTGGATCGGGCAGTAGAGTATCACCGGGCTGCGGTCGGTTTGGTCGAAGAAGCCGGGTCTGACCAAGGGCGAGGACCAATACTCAATAACCTGGGCAGGGTGCTCTGTCGCCTAGATCAGGTTGATGAGGCCTTACAAGAGTTGGAGAGTGCTGCAGGTATAACGGGTTACCCGTCTCGCCATGTCCCTTTAACCAATGCGGCCCGATGTGCACTAGGGGCCGGGCGCCTTGAGGAGGCTGGCGAATTTGTCGATTCTGCATTGGCGCATGTGCAGGAGTTCGCCCCGGCCTTGTTGGTGCGGGCTGAATTGCGCTTCGAGCAGGAGCGCTTCGCTGCGGCCGCTGAGGATCTTGATAGGGTGAGAGAGCTCGACCGGTCGCCGCGCTCTCTTTACTTTTCGGCGCGGGTGGCCGAAGAGTTGGGACAGTCAGAGGCTGCAGAGGCGTTCTCAGATGAGTTAAGCGAGCGCTTCCCGCAGTCTGATTATGTCGGGCGGCTCAAAGCCAATGAAGGGGGCACGCCATGA
- a CDS encoding helix-turn-helix domain-containing protein: MSEHDQSNDPGQQLRRAREAQGLTTRAVAASLNLSAGVIEALEAGDESRLPPSTFVKGYLRGYARLVGLDENEIVAAYSRTGEPSSPAIGNSDPKPRSETSATPEDSYSAPVEEKTTVGTQRVSESVAGEANQGGGAERADVDQGDTGSAASESSYAEGKRTSGGKKLIAAFALGGVALVLLVIGGTWLVLVEREDDYEQQDVAEELTDDPPEEERQTEALAEELAAADAVPDIEAEQDELEEEARDPGLVVRVAEGEDAWMEIHADGDRQVFRLVQGPETLELDEADEYNIVIGNAPAVEIEHFGEDFDLAPFTRQDVARLTLTRD; encoded by the coding sequence ATGAGCGAGCATGATCAAAGTAATGACCCGGGTCAACAGCTGCGACGGGCGCGAGAAGCACAAGGGCTGACAACCAGGGCAGTTGCGGCAAGCCTGAATCTTTCGGCTGGGGTGATAGAGGCGTTAGAGGCAGGCGATGAATCCCGGTTGCCGCCGTCGACCTTCGTTAAGGGTTATCTACGCGGCTATGCTCGTCTGGTTGGGCTAGATGAAAACGAAATAGTTGCCGCATATAGCCGCACTGGGGAGCCTTCTTCACCGGCTATTGGCAATTCGGATCCAAAACCCCGCTCTGAAACATCTGCAACGCCTGAAGATAGTTACTCTGCACCGGTAGAAGAAAAGACCACAGTAGGGACTCAGCGGGTTAGTGAGTCAGTGGCAGGTGAGGCTAATCAAGGGGGGGGTGCCGAGCGTGCGGATGTGGATCAGGGCGATACCGGCTCAGCGGCGTCGGAGTCTAGTTATGCTGAGGGTAAGAGAACCAGCGGTGGCAAGAAGCTGATTGCCGCCTTTGCATTGGGGGGGGTGGCCCTCGTGTTGCTGGTGATTGGCGGAACCTGGCTGGTTTTAGTTGAGCGTGAAGATGACTACGAGCAACAGGATGTGGCTGAGGAGCTTACAGATGATCCGCCGGAGGAAGAGCGCCAGACAGAAGCCCTGGCAGAGGAACTAGCAGCGGCCGATGCTGTCCCCGATATCGAGGCCGAGCAGGATGAGCTTGAGGAAGAAGCGCGCGATCCAGGTCTTGTGGTAAGGGTTGCTGAGGGAGAAGATGCATGGATGGAGATCCATGCTGACGGTGATCGGCAGGTATTTAGATTGGTTCAAGGTCCAGAGACGCTGGAGCTTGATGAGGCAGATGAGTACAACATTGTCATTGGCAACGCCCCTGCGGTTGAGATTGAGCACTTTGGGGAAGATTTTGATTTGGCTCCATTTACTAGACAGGATGTAGCACGTTTGACTCTGACCAGAGATTAG
- the hisS gene encoding histidine--tRNA ligase, giving the protein MAKKGIQSVRGFCDILPAEAAIWQRAEKIIRRVLEAYGYREIRLPMLERTELFCRSIGEVTDIVEKEMYTFEDRNGDSVTLRPEGTAGCVRAGIENGLLHNSEPRLWYSGPMFRHERPQKGRLRQFHQVGAEVFGVSAAEMDAEMIVMTARLFRELGLNGLRLQINSLGTPQSRAAHRQELIAYLRDNEDQLDEDARRRLETNPLRIFDSKNPQVQHVMAAAPRLLDNLDEQSAEHFATVRNLLEQAGVDYEVNPALVRGLDYYTRTVFEWVSDDLGAQGTVCAGGRFDGLVEQLGGKATPAIGFALGLERLIALLGQSDKQPVGDAPHAYLVVACDAGAAFDLAERLRDRLPGLRLQVNPGEGGFKGQLKRADRCGARLALILGERELAMHVVTVKDLRSGEEQRQLGYDELEQLLHDIIAEEPAD; this is encoded by the coding sequence GTGGCGAAAAAGGGAATCCAGAGCGTACGTGGTTTTTGTGACATCCTCCCCGCCGAGGCGGCGATTTGGCAACGTGCTGAGAAGATCATTCGACGTGTGCTGGAGGCGTACGGGTATCGGGAGATCAGGTTGCCGATGCTTGAGCGGACAGAGCTTTTCTGCCGCTCGATAGGCGAGGTTACCGATATAGTCGAAAAGGAGATGTATACTTTTGAGGATCGTAACGGCGACAGTGTAACCTTACGCCCGGAAGGGACGGCCGGCTGTGTGCGTGCCGGGATCGAGAATGGACTGTTGCATAACAGTGAGCCGCGGCTGTGGTACTCGGGGCCGATGTTCCGTCATGAGCGCCCGCAAAAAGGTCGATTGCGTCAATTCCATCAAGTTGGCGCTGAGGTCTTCGGCGTCTCGGCGGCCGAGATGGATGCCGAGATGATTGTCATGACCGCCCGGCTGTTCCGCGAACTTGGCCTTAATGGCCTGCGCTTGCAGATTAATTCGCTTGGCACCCCCCAAAGCCGAGCTGCGCACCGCCAGGAGCTGATCGCCTATTTGCGGGATAATGAAGATCAGCTTGACGAAGATGCTAGGCGGCGGCTGGAGACCAATCCGCTGCGCATCTTCGATAGTAAGAACCCCCAGGTCCAGCATGTCATGGCCGCAGCGCCACGGCTTCTGGATAATTTGGATGAGCAATCAGCAGAGCATTTCGCAACAGTTAGAAACCTGCTTGAGCAAGCGGGGGTGGATTATGAAGTCAATCCTGCCTTGGTTAGGGGGCTCGACTATTACACCAGGACCGTGTTTGAGTGGGTCAGTGACGATCTCGGGGCGCAGGGCACGGTTTGTGCGGGAGGTCGCTTTGATGGTCTCGTCGAGCAGTTGGGCGGCAAAGCCACCCCGGCGATAGGTTTCGCGCTCGGCTTGGAGCGGTTGATAGCGTTGCTGGGGCAGAGTGATAAGCAACCAGTCGGTGATGCGCCCCACGCCTACCTGGTGGTAGCCTGTGATGCCGGGGCTGCATTTGACCTGGCCGAACGCCTACGTGATCGCTTGCCAGGGCTGCGCCTGCAGGTTAACCCTGGTGAAGGCGGGTTCAAGGGACAATTGAAGCGCGCAGATCGCTGCGGCGCTCGCCTGGCCCTCATTTTGGGTGAGCGGGAGCTAGCTATGCATGTGGTGACTGTGAAAGATTTACGCAGCGGCGAAGAGCAGCGGCAGTTGGGTTACGACGAGCTGGAACAACTTTTGCATGATATAATTGCAGAAGAACCGGCAGATTGA
- a CDS encoding YfgM family protein codes for MDRKDEEEFDQLRDWWRRNGPSLMLGISAAMVVLAGWWAYGTWQERSAQQAATAYAEFLEVERRDAELEELAGLGQRLLDDHSGSGYAVLAAMRMARLQVDAGAYADAADTLGWLVENSDHRPTAELAKLRQARVLSQIDPEKAIELLEADVSDGFKAAYAELKGDLLAELGRQDEAAQAYRQALAANGLAPQSRELVEMKLRAVESEA; via the coding sequence ATGGACCGCAAAGACGAAGAAGAGTTTGATCAGCTCAGGGATTGGTGGCGGCGCAACGGCCCCTCCCTCATGCTTGGTATATCAGCAGCTATGGTGGTCTTGGCTGGCTGGTGGGCCTACGGTACTTGGCAGGAACGCTCGGCTCAGCAGGCGGCTACGGCCTATGCTGAGTTTCTAGAGGTGGAGCGCCGTGACGCCGAGTTGGAGGAGTTAGCAGGCCTTGGTCAACGCCTGCTTGATGATCACAGTGGCAGCGGCTATGCAGTGCTAGCAGCCATGCGTATGGCGCGGTTGCAGGTCGATGCAGGTGCCTATGCCGATGCAGCGGACACCTTGGGTTGGTTGGTGGAGAATAGCGATCATCGGCCCACGGCAGAATTGGCGAAGTTAAGGCAGGCGCGAGTGTTATCACAGATTGACCCGGAAAAGGCTATAGAGTTGCTTGAGGCCGATGTCTCGGATGGTTTTAAGGCGGCCTATGCTGAACTCAAGGGCGACCTGCTTGCCGAGCTCGGGAGACAAGATGAAGCGGCGCAAGCCTATCGCCAGGCCTTGGCCGCAAACGGCTTGGCGCCGCAGTCCCGGGAGTTGGTTGAGATGAAGCTGCGCGCTGTGGAATCAGAGGCTTGA
- the bamB gene encoding outer membrane protein assembly factor BamB, which translates to MARLRTIKQALLPGAVLVALSAGCSLQKPLPEPQVEEKIDVEVVRSSWPVGRLEAGLAFDPYYADGQIYLADGRGWVKSIEAEQASKRWLRKLDKPLSAGPKVAGEKVFVADRKGGFYALNREDGEPLWEAQLSSEILAEPRMTRGVVIARAGNGRLYGLDAESGERLWMFERSVPPLTLRQRSAPAVSGSSVVVGLEGGRLVALDVTDGSVRWEHTLSEPRGRTELERMRDIAAEPVIDRGAVYAVAYQGELAAVRMATGSSQWSRSVSSFSGFLLDNEEIYLAGTDGRVWSFDRRNGATAWRQEKLEGLSLTRPVAYGDYLVVGDNAGYVNWLRLRDGELMARTRLSSVPIERTPVVTSAEDGLVWVIDSRGRITALRVD; encoded by the coding sequence GTGGCTCGGTTGCGAACAATCAAACAGGCCCTACTTCCAGGCGCGGTTCTGGTAGCTCTTAGTGCTGGGTGCTCGCTGCAAAAGCCTCTACCTGAGCCTCAGGTGGAAGAGAAGATCGATGTCGAAGTGGTGCGCAGCAGCTGGCCGGTAGGCAGGCTTGAGGCGGGACTCGCCTTCGATCCCTACTACGCTGATGGGCAGATTTATCTGGCCGATGGTCGTGGCTGGGTAAAATCAATAGAGGCTGAACAGGCATCGAAGCGCTGGTTGCGAAAGCTGGATAAACCTCTTTCAGCCGGCCCTAAGGTTGCTGGCGAGAAGGTCTTTGTAGCTGATCGCAAGGGCGGCTTTTATGCACTCAACAGGGAAGACGGGGAGCCGCTCTGGGAAGCCCAATTAAGCAGCGAAATACTCGCCGAGCCGCGCATGACTCGCGGTGTGGTCATAGCCAGAGCTGGGAACGGCAGGCTTTACGGGCTTGATGCTGAGAGTGGTGAGCGACTGTGGATGTTCGAGCGCAGTGTGCCGCCTCTGACACTCCGGCAACGCAGTGCCCCGGCTGTATCCGGCAGTAGCGTTGTGGTCGGTCTGGAGGGTGGCCGCTTGGTAGCCCTGGATGTTACCGACGGATCGGTGCGCTGGGAGCATACCCTATCTGAGCCACGCGGCAGGACCGAGCTAGAGCGCATGCGGGATATTGCTGCCGAGCCGGTGATAGACCGTGGCGCGGTCTATGCTGTTGCCTATCAGGGCGAGCTGGCCGCGGTGCGCATGGCGACGGGAAGTAGTCAATGGAGCCGCAGCGTTTCTAGCTTCAGTGGCTTTCTGCTCGATAATGAGGAGATCTATCTCGCCGGCACAGATGGTAGGGTGTGGTCGTTTGATAGGCGTAACGGTGCTACCGCATGGCGTCAGGAAAAACTGGAGGGCCTGTCTCTGACCAGGCCAGTTGCCTACGGTGACTACCTGGTAGTCGGCGATAACGCTGGTTATGTCAATTGGCTGCGCTTGCGTGACGGTGAGCTAATGGCGCGCACCCGGCTCTCTTCGGTGCCCATTGAGCGTACCCCTGTTGTGACCAGTGCTGAAGATGGTCTGGTCTGGGTTATTGACTCAAGAGGGCGTATTACGGCCCTGCGGGTCGATTAA
- the adk gene encoding adenylate kinase — protein MRLILLGPPGAGKGTQAGYICESLGIPQISTGDMLRAAVKAGTPLGQQAKQIMDEGGLVPDDVILGLIRERIAEADCANGFLFDGFPRTIAQADGLNDQGIKIDAVVEIQVPDEVIVSRMAGRRVHPGSGRVYHVENNPPQQPDVDDVSGEPLVQRDDDKEETVRHRLSVYHEQTKPLIDYYSKWAEQGGDDAPRYVSVDGQRDVEAVKNDILSALKSTSPRD, from the coding sequence ATGCGGTTAATCCTTCTTGGCCCCCCCGGTGCTGGTAAAGGAACTCAGGCTGGTTATATCTGCGAATCACTTGGTATTCCGCAGATCTCTACCGGAGATATGCTGCGTGCGGCCGTAAAAGCGGGTACCCCGCTGGGCCAGCAGGCTAAGCAGATAATGGATGAAGGGGGACTGGTACCGGACGATGTTATTCTCGGTTTGATCCGTGAGCGCATCGCAGAGGCCGATTGTGCTAACGGCTTCCTTTTCGATGGATTTCCGCGCACCATTGCACAGGCCGACGGGCTTAATGATCAGGGCATTAAGATCGATGCTGTAGTTGAGATCCAAGTTCCGGATGAAGTGATTGTCTCGCGCATGGCTGGGCGCCGCGTCCATCCTGGTTCGGGGCGTGTGTATCATGTTGAGAATAACCCGCCTCAACAGCCGGATGTTGACGATGTGAGCGGTGAGCCTCTCGTGCAGCGCGACGACGATAAAGAGGAGACCGTGCGCCACCGGCTGAGTGTCTATCATGAACAGACCAAGCCGCTGATTGACTATTATTCAAAGTGGGCCGAGCAGGGTGGTGACGACGCTCCCCGCTATGTCAGTGTGGACGGTCAGCGTGATGTTGAGGCCGTAAAAAATGATATCCTTAGTGCATTGAAGAGTACCTCTCCGAGGGATTAA